CGTGGCGGGTCTAAGATGGAAAAGGAGTTAACATGGCCAAGGTCAATCTGACGGTCGGTGACGAGTCGCCTTTGTTCTGTTTGCCTGACAAAGACGACAAGGAAGTCTGCCTGAAGGACTTCAAAGGTCGCTGGGTCGTACTTTACTTCTACCCGAAAGACCAGACGCCCGGGTGCACCAAGGAGGCCTGCGAGTTCACGGAGCGGCTTGATGACTTCGAGCAGATGGATGCGGCCGTGCTTGGTGTCAGCACCGACTCGACCGAAAGTCACCGCAAGTTCGCGGCGAAGAACAAGCTCTCAATCGTCCTGCTGAGTGACACCAAGCACGAGGCAATTGCCGCATACGGCGTGTGGCAGCCCAAGAAGTTTATGGGTAAGGAGTTCATGGGCACGGTCCGTTCGACTTTCCTTATCGACCCAACCGGGAAGATCGCCCACGTCTGGCCTTCGGTTAAGCCCTGGGGGCACGCGAACGAGGTCAGGCAGAAACTCGGAGAGCTGACTGGCCAGAAGCCACAGTCGTCGGCGACTCTGCCTCCACCCAGTCTGTAGTAGACCACCGGCGACTGTTAGAAACGTCGCAGTCGACTGTCGTTACGCACAAGCGGCAGCCGGACTTAGAGATTAAGTCTTCTCTGCGCAGCGACCGTTCAGCGGGCGACAATCAGCTTACGGGCGCTGGATTCCGAATCTTGTAGTCCCCGCACTATGTAGACACCACAGGCTAGCCCT
The bacterium DNA segment above includes these coding regions:
- the bcp gene encoding thioredoxin-dependent thiol peroxidase, which gives rise to MAKVNLTVGDESPLFCLPDKDDKEVCLKDFKGRWVVLYFYPKDQTPGCTKEACEFTERLDDFEQMDAAVLGVSTDSTESHRKFAAKNKLSIVLLSDTKHEAIAAYGVWQPKKFMGKEFMGTVRSTFLIDPTGKIAHVWPSVKPWGHANEVRQKLGELTGQKPQSSATLPPPSL